The Sebastes umbrosus isolate fSebUmb1 chromosome 4, fSebUmb1.pri, whole genome shotgun sequence genome has a window encoding:
- the rassf9 gene encoding ras association domain-containing protein 9, protein MAPFGKNFLKARQKNRTKDAEPVEGKEIQVTVCNEDKVVCGVTKHTTCVDMIHALLEDHKSVPESKRLLHGEPKDFCLVERWKGFERALPPLTRILRLWHAWGDQRPFIQFTLVKTSDFVPQNFQRGGKSKGAKPKRWEHGQPLPVERQKRMVKKAFRKLEKLHKESKSTLGVDEVDRMVLLILNQDQTIREQIQRMREVDLDIEQFELQVQKEAESESSLAQACGQGLEAHSGEQLQEYLYTSDGVEQLELQVQNHLELILQLSRDIDAELRRANFPQSQYEDGEQEGAAAASWIPSETDESFYAAELKRLQDEVKHSLFTGMSLHNQTAEIDKQLKCYDATLVSKDQECWQLAAQLSSLQIGDGGEEEKSGVVPLKSETQCSVSQTVKLKHSLSPLDVTDTDSDTGISSTHSQDSLSPCLDFPPPLDTDV, encoded by the coding sequence GACAAAAGATGCCGAGCCTGTGGAAGGAAAGGAGATCCAGGTTACGGTCTGTAACGAGGACAAGGTTGTCTGTGGAGTAACGAAGCACACAACGTGTGTAGATATGATTCATGCGTTACTGGAAGATCACAAGTCAGTCCCGGAGAGCAAGCGGCTGCTGCACGGGGAGCCCAAAGACTTCTGTCTCGTTGAGCGGTGGAAGGGGTTTGAGAGAGCGTTGCCTCCTCTCACCAGAATCCTGAGACTCTGGCATGCCTGGGGGGACCAGAGACCCTTCATCCAGTTTACTCTGGTCAAAACCAGCGATTTTGTGCCTCAGAACTTCCAGAGAGGTGGAAAGTCCAAGGGGGCCAAGCCAAAGCGATGGGAGCACGGTCAGCCCCTGCCGGTGGAGAGGCAAAAGCGAATGGTGAAGAAAGCCTTCCGGAAGCTGGAAAAGCTTCACAAGGAGAGCAAGAGCACCCTGGGCGTTGACGAGGTCGACCGGATGGTACTGCTTATACTAAACCAGGACCAAACCATCCGGGAGCAGATCCAGCGCATGAGGGAGGTGGATTTAGACATCGAGCAGTTTGAGCTGCAAGTGCAGAAGGAAGCCGAGTCTGAGAGTTCCTTGGCTCAGGCTTGCGGTCAGGGTTTGGAGGCGCACAGCGGCGAGCAGCTGCAGGAGTACCTGTACACCAGCGATGGAGTCGAACAGCTTGAGCTGCAGGTTCAGAATCACCTGGAACTCATCCTCCAGCTGTCCCGGGACATAGACGCTGAGCTGAGGAGGGCCAACTTCCCTCAGAGCCAGTATGAGGACGGTGAACAGGAAGGAGCCGCGGCTGCTTCCTGGATCCCCTCGGAGACAGACGAATCGTTCTACGCCGCTGAACTCAAGAGGCTGCAGGATGAAGTGAAACACAGCCTCTTCACCGGCATGTCCCTCCACAACCAAACTGCGGAAATAGACAAGCAGCTGAAGTGCTATGACGCTACGCTGGTCTCCAAGGATCAGGAGTGCTGGCAGCTGGCTGCCCAGCTGAGCTCATTGCAAATAGGGgacggaggagaagaggagaagtcCGGCGTTGTCCCTCTGAAAAGTGAGACTCAGTGCAGCGTCTCACAGACGGTGAAACTCAAACACAGCCTGTCCCCTCTAGATGTTACAGACACAGACTCAGACACTGGGATTAGTTCCACACACAGTCAGGACTCACTGTCACCGTGTCTCGACTTCCCTCCCCCGCTGGACACAGACGTTTGA